One genomic region from Tigriopus californicus strain San Diego chromosome 4, Tcal_SD_v2.1, whole genome shotgun sequence encodes:
- the LOC131879874 gene encoding G-protein coupled receptor daf-37-like, which produces MTWNNSSEINFIRQDELESHLLNLPANHPGLDGGVGLDPILTLRFVTEGLVNSVVSTFGLVGNVSAIVILATQKLDLHSFLRHILIALAVFDIIFLVTTFFLYSLPLFSSGYHDHFYQILAPKLLIPLSQIALTGSVYSIITITIERYLATCRAHLKTTSPPRTSVIAIVAIVTFACIYNAPRFLEYATQLQSVKYQDYYLGPSGRPVPLGKAYSKLEHRLEATEFRTSSCYILLYLLFGNGLFMTFGPIAVLAVLNWNIHKAIRLKEQRKALLMTSNAFPQAGHPLLNPARSFPGATTTSTTSPFSPEASDEKDLTITKILFGIVAVFVICHIFKMILVTLEVIFNLFFGTNLPASMGIEILMTFNHMALVFNSSINVFIYIHKDKHFRNAAKAFCQLPNSIIV; this is translated from the exons ATGACTTGGAACAATTCCTCGGAAATTAATTTCATTCGCCAAGACGAACTGGAGTCCCATCTGCTAAACCTGCCAGCCAACCATCCAGGTCTCGATGGTGGTGTGGGTTTGGATCCCATTCTCACCCTTCGATTCGTGACCGAAGGCCTCGTCAATTCTGTTGTGTCCACTTTTGGCCTTGTGGGCAATGTCTCCGCCATAGTGATTTTGGCCACGCAGAAACTGGATCTTCACAGTTTCCTTCGTCACATCTTGATCGCTCTCGCAGTCTTCGACATCATTTTCTTAGTCACCACATTCTTCCTCTACAG TTTACCTCTATTCAGCAGTGGCTACCACGACCACTTCTACCAGATATTGGCGCCCAAGCTCCTGATTCCATTGAGTCAAATAGCGCTCACGGGATCGGTCTACTCGATCATAACCATCACGATTGAGCGCTACTTGGCCACGTGTCGAGCCCATTTGAAGACCACCTCCCCACCACGAACCAGTGTTATTGCCATCGTGGCTATTGTGACATTTGCTTGCATCTATAACGCCCCCAGATTCTTGGAATATGCCACGCAGCTCCAATCCGTGAAATACCAGGACTATTACTTGGGACCTTCGGGCCGGCCTGTTCCCTTGGGAAAGGCCTATTCCAAGTTGGAGCATCGTCTGGAAGCCACGGAATTTCGGACGAGCTCTTGCTACATCTT ATTGTACCTTCTCTTTGGCAATGGCCTCTTCATGACGTTTGGACCGATTGCTGTGCTCGCGGTCCTGAATTGGAATATCCACAAGGCGATCCGACTCAAGGAACAAAGGAAGGCTCTGCTAATGACCTCGAATGCATTTCCACAAGCTGGCCATCCCTTGTTGAACCCAGCCAGATCCTTTCCAGGCGCTACCACTACTTCTACGACCAGCCCGTTTAGCCCTGAGGCCTCAGACGAGAAAGATCTGACCATAACCAAGATTCTCTTTGGAATAGTGGCCGTTTTTGTAATTTGTCACATCTTCAAG ATGATCTTGGTGACCTTAGAGGTCATCTTCAATCTGTTCTTCGGGACCAATCTACCCGCCAGTATGGGCATCGAAATACTCATGACTTTCAACCACATGGCTTTGGTGTTCAACTCGTCCATCAACGTGTTTATCTACATCCACAAAGATAAACACTTCAGAAATGCAGCCAAGGCGTTTTGTCAACTCCCCAATTCAATTATTGTGTGA
- the LOC131879873 gene encoding sodium-dependent glucose transporter 1C-like: MEHRTRLIITAIINLNFLLTIGLVGGIIGPTLLDMKDIYGTTVDKVSFMFMMGSTGSITGSFITGFVMDKFPRYRCLLLFAYTLNTSLVTALMPFMSHLSIFFFLSFLGGFSGGSLDMGGNVFCLHVWRGLESGPYMHSIHFSFAIGAFLGPLLAVPFLGTNGDQLQEALMSFNETTMNQTDMIETDTQITIFYPLVGALALLPGLGYLYYGIQDLREQPNENQAAISSANHGNESQKAHAWKVVTLLGLVAIFFFLYVGVEVTFGTFLTTFAVESDLQLTKPQGADLTAIFWGFFALMRFLSIFAAIKLNPAVILVFSFGTCLLSSAMLSLYGDQNLRLLQLACGGMGVGTASIFATGILWLEQHVVVTNRIGALVSIAASLGPDIFPVIVGQYIVAQPMVLMHVTALTLIGCVLIFIACHFLARSYQKFQSSLTMPVSTEDDDGFETIPLNK, encoded by the exons atggagCACCGGACCCGGTTGATCATAACCGCCATCATCAACCTTAACTTCCTCCTAACCATA GGTTTGGTTGGAGGAATCATTGGACCCACTCTCCTGGACATGAAAGATATTTATGGGACCACGGTGGACAAAGTCTCATTCATGTTTATGATGGGCTCAACTGGATCTATTACAGGTTCCTTTATCA CCGGTTTTGTCATGGACAAGTTTCCGCGATATCGGTGCCTACTTTTGTTTGCCTACACCTTAAACACCAGCTTAGTGACGGCGTTGATGCCCTTCATGAGCCATCTAtcgatatttttcttcttgagctTCTTAGGCGGCTTCAGTGGGGGTTCCTTGGACATGG GGGGCAACGTGTTTTGCCTTCATGTATGGCGTGGACTGGAAAGCGGTCCCTACATGCACAGTATTCACTTCAGTTTTGCCATTGGGGCGTTTCTGGGACCCTTGCTGGCTGTTCCCTTCCTTGGCACCAATGGTGACCAATTGCAAGAGGCTCTCATGTCATTTAATGAGACAACTATGAACCAAACGGATATGATAGAAACAGACACCCAAATCACCATTTTTTATCCATTGGTGGGAGCCTTAGCCCTTCTGCCAGGACTAGGTTACCTTTACTACGGAATTCAAGACCTCAGAGAGCAACCCAATGAAAACCAGGCGGCCATATCCTCCGCGAACCATGGAAATGAATCTCAAAAAGCCCATGCGTGGAAGGTTGTGACCCTTTTGGGCCTTGTGGCCatattcttcttcttgtacGTGGGCGTGGAGGTGACGTTCGGTACTTTTTTGACTACCTTTGCGGTGGAAAGCGATCTACAACTCACGAAACCTCAGGGAGCGGATTTGACCGCCATTTTCTGGGGCTTCTTCGCCCTCATGAGATTTCTCTCTATTTTTGCCGCCATCAAACTGAATCCAGCCGTCATCTTGGTCTTTAGCTTCGGGACGTGCTTATTGAGTAGTGCAATGCTATCATTATATGGGGACCAAAATTTGAGGCTACTTCAATTGGCTTGCGGCGGCATGGGAGTGGGCACAGCATCCATATTTGCCACCGGCATCTTATGGTTGGAACAGCATGTGGTGGTGACCAATCGGATTGGTGCCCTAGTCTCAATAGCAGCATCTTTGGGCCCGGATATCTTTCCCGTCATCGTGGGTCAATATATCGTGGCGCAGCCCATGGTGTTGATGCACGTCACGGCGCTGACCTTAATTGGCTGTGTGCTCATTTTCATAGCTTGTCATTTTCTGGCCAGAAGTTACCAGAAGTTCCAGTCTTCCCTGACGATGCCAGTATCAACCGAGGACGACGATGGCTTCGAAACCATTCCtctgaataaatga
- the LOC131879871 gene encoding OTU domain-containing protein 7B-like has protein sequence MFCFVNVDIGRLNSEHSATRQSHPSANIMTLRYDEGRAPRYGDHVPSKRVIRPIRQGTPHTHPNQLLDTDLPHDDESHERISPLRSTNAEKVQQKFNQSGRVVKMERGISKASENEYIISQARSQVENEFQPSPDSPDSTPGVFHSGITACGFIDTPVYTFILPDLTIYSEDYRGFLEKDLIELSSLISLEQSGRLNWWAETGTCQRLWPLATTGDGNCLLHAASLGMWGFHDRLLTLRKALHSFLSCSEASAAIYRRWRWQSHRQNLQYGLHLSEKEWEDEWKSVLRLASSEPRHGSSCSSGSSASSSAMSMSPTSSNRRWSRISLVAMGGETDFKGVDGQPQTLYESLEEVHVLALAHILRRPIIVVADVVLRDMNGEALAPIPFGGIYLPLECSASECHKSPLLLTYNAGHFSALVSMQTEDADENSWMPAVIPLTDSNHSLLPLHFAVDPGPDFIWDQDEYQEEVVHSLTLHPNVHVNLVNAYLEIVKVALPEYFLDPPNTMGHANSKTTKQALSVAKQFGSIGKKLKKNLGKLARNSSFRGDAKDGNNSVVRQSTRLQQKIVSGSQSFILAAFIHTNSPLPYQNEMVENYLLDARRRFELDRELKAKQREEQIELEEKRKREIFLNGGYIDCLTPGCSGQGTSDHGYLCKSCFTKQKNLAKNGDLASKHGNSRFYVGIAASEGDEIDGHVVMPSSTSMTVKLPAENGIPSILNGSPCKSSGCDFFGSAEFDFLCSKCYSQMKKR, from the exons ATGTTTTGCTTCGTCAACGTTGATATCGGCCGTTTGAACTCTGAACATTCGGCAACAAGACAGTCACATCCATCGGCAAACATCATGACCCTACGGTATGATGAGGGCCGGGCCCCTAGATACGGGGATCATGTTCCATCTAAGCGTGTtatccgcccaatccgccaaGGCACGCCTCATACCCACCCAAACCAGCTATTGGACACAGATCTACCCCACGACGACGAATCTCATGAACGAATCTCCCCTTTACGTTCTACTAATGCGGAAAAGGTCCAACAGAAATTCAACCAAAGTG GCCGTGTGGTCAAGATGGAACGCGGCATCTCTAAGGCCTCAGAAAACGAATACATCATCAGTCAAGCCCGATCCCAAGTTGAAAACGAGTTCCAGCCGAGTCCGGATTCGCCCGATAGCACCCCGGGCGTGTTTCATAGCGGTATCACCGCTTGTGGCTTCATCGATACCCCTGTTTACACTTTTATCCTACCTGACCTCACCATCTATTCCG AGGATTACCGCGGGTTTCTGGAGAAAGACCTCATCGAATTGTCGtccttgatttctttggaGCAAAGTGGACGCTTGAACTGGTGGGCCGAGACCGGGACGTGTCAGCGACTCTGGCCCTTGGCCACGACGGGCGATGGCAACTGCCTCCTCCATGCGGCCTCCCTCGGGATGTGGGGGTTCCACGATCGCCTACTGACCCTTCGGAAAGCACTCCATTCATTCCTGTCGTGCAGTGAAGCCTCAGCCGCCATCTATCGTCGCTGGCGATGGCAATCTCATCGTCAGAACCTTCAGTACGGACTTCATTTGAGCGAGAAGGAATGGGAGGACGAATGGAAGTCCGTGCTCCGTCTGGCCTCTTCCGAGCCTCGGCACGGGTCTTCGTGTTCGTCCGGTTCTTCCGCGTCTTCGTCTGCCATGTCCATGTCGCCCACATCGTCCAATCGTCGGTGGTCCCGAATCAGCCTAGTGGCAATGGGGGGCGAAACCGATTTCAAAGGAGTGGACGGTCAACCTCAAACTCTCTATGAGAGTCTGGAAGAGGTCCACGTTCTGGCTTTGGCCCACATTCTTCGGCGTCCCATTATAGTGGTGGCTGATGTGGTCCTGCGAGACATGAATGGCGAGGCCTTGGCTCCGATTCCGTTTGGAGGCATCTACTTGCCCTTGGAATGCTCCGCCAGTGAGTGCCACAAGAGCCCGCTCCTGCTGACCTACAACGCCGGACATTTCTCGGCTTTGGTCTCCATGCAAACTGAAGATGCGGATGAGAATAGCTGGATGCCAG CCGTGATTCCTTTGACCGACTCGAATCATTCCCTTCTTCCGCTTCACTTTGCGGTTGATCCTGGGCCGGATTTCATCTGGGACCAAGATGAATACCAGGAAGAGGTGGTGCATAGCCTCACCCTCCATCCCAACGTTCATGTGAACTTGGTGAATGCTTATCTGGAAATTGTCAAAGTGGCGTTACCCGAGTATTTCCTCGACCCGCCCAACACGATGGGCCATGCCAACTCCAAGACCACGAAACAAGCCCTGTCCGTGGCCAAGCAGTTCGGGAGCATTGGCAAGAAGTTGAAGAAGAACCTGGGGAAATTGGCGCGCAATTCGTCATTCCGCGGGGACGCCAAAGATGGAAATAATTCTGTTGTCAGACAATCCACGCGGCTCCAACAGAAGATTGTGTCCGGAAGCCAAAGCTTCATATTGGCCGCGTTTATCCATACAAATTCGCCATTACCATATCAGAACGAAATGGTTGAGAATTACCTTCTG GATGCTCGCCGCCGATTTGAATTGGATAGGGAATTAAAGGCCAAACAGCGCGAGGAGCAAATCGAGTTGGAAGAGAAGCGGAAGCGTGAAATCTTCCTCAATGGCGGTTACATTGATTGTCTCACCCCGGGCTGCTCAGGCCAAGGGACCTCGGACCACGGCTACCTCTGCAAAAGCTGCTTCACCAAGCAGAAGAATCTCGCCAAAAATGGAGATCTGGCCAGCAAGCATGGCAACTCCAGATTCTACGTGGGAATTGCGGCGTCAGAGGGCGACGAGATTGACGGCCACGTGGTGATGCCATCGTCCACATCCATGACGGTCAAATTGCCCGCTGAGAATGGAATACCGTCCATTTTGAATGGCAGTCCTTGTAAATCCTCGGGATGTGACTTCTTTGGATCGGCCGAGTTCGATTTCTTGTGCTCGAAATGCTACAGCCAGATGAAAAAGCGATGA